Proteins from a genomic interval of Desulfofundulus luciae:
- a CDS encoding DUF58 domain-containing protein, which translates to MKFQNPSQNPDPAPGRALLEPGLVARLEGYRLVRYRSAGGEPGGGRRSRHKGGTVEFADYRQYTPGDEPRRVDWKAYARFGRLYVKEFLDERQDCVLLLVDTSASMDYGGEAHKGRCALQVAAGLGVCALAGNDRLAAAASGSQTALLPPLGGRGSIFRLLQFLEGLTFGGASDLAGDLRTALARAPRTGSLYVFSDLLDLEKVEKTLRLAAGYGLEATLLHVMSPQELRPCLEGEWALVDAESGARVEVSVTPAVLQAYRRRLENFMGQLDDLCRRWGARRVMVDSGERPASTFFITLTRAGVLHPR; encoded by the coding sequence ATGAAATTCCAAAATCCTTCTCAGAACCCTGACCCGGCTCCCGGCAGGGCCTTGCTTGAGCCCGGCCTGGTGGCCCGCCTGGAAGGCTACCGCCTGGTGCGTTACCGCTCCGCCGGCGGTGAACCCGGCGGGGGCCGGCGTTCCCGCCATAAGGGGGGTACGGTGGAATTTGCCGACTACCGCCAGTATACGCCCGGCGACGAACCCCGCCGGGTGGACTGGAAGGCTTATGCCCGGTTTGGGCGGTTATACGTCAAGGAGTTTCTAGATGAACGGCAGGACTGCGTCCTGCTGCTGGTGGATACCAGCGCTTCCATGGATTATGGCGGGGAGGCCCACAAAGGGCGCTGCGCCCTGCAGGTGGCCGCCGGCCTGGGTGTATGTGCCCTGGCGGGCAATGACCGTTTGGCTGCCGCAGCCAGCGGGAGCCAAACGGCCCTCTTGCCCCCTCTGGGAGGGCGGGGGAGCATTTTTCGCCTGCTGCAGTTTCTGGAGGGATTGACTTTTGGAGGCGCTTCCGACCTGGCCGGGGACCTGCGTACCGCTTTAGCCAGGGCACCCCGTACGGGCAGCCTGTACGTCTTTTCCGACCTGCTGGATCTGGAGAAGGTGGAAAAAACCCTGCGCCTGGCGGCGGGCTACGGTTTGGAAGCGACCCTCCTGCACGTCATGTCTCCCCAGGAATTGCGGCCATGTTTGGAAGGGGAATGGGCGCTGGTAGATGCCGAGAGCGGGGCCCGGGTGGAGGTTTCCGTAACGCCCGCGGTGCTCCAGGCTTACCGGCGGCGCCTGGAAAACTTTATGGGGCAGCTGGACGACCTGTGCCGGCGCTGGGGAGCCCGGCGGGTGATGGTGGATAGCGGTGAGAGGCCGGCCAGCACCTTCTTCATTACCTTGACCCGGGCAGGGGTATTGCACCCGCGATAA